The Amphiura filiformis chromosome 12, Afil_fr2py, whole genome shotgun sequence genome includes a region encoding these proteins:
- the LOC140166537 gene encoding uncharacterized protein C8orf74 homolog, translating into MATITAQQAKEAAKLAKSDGKIYLAKCLQWNSSDYDVEINMRGAIHLDYLYDSLEFAATKGFPWRQVCAVLELAEEFINKTVQNGVDINQAIAIYKLIVPNYLDRIAEKNLKIYTDYVFSTFMSHYKLYLYVFTRPREPQVSECNLEVDIPPEVLSLKEGKPERIWEYEQKMTALEEEETTRLDVLKAQRESLLEEQVTVEEAVLEKVEDKSALLQQEDLTQLIQAIAEEQVSHTEKILQIKLEERNEDLDYYLQKTSMPRPPELGPPPRTKDPPRYSAKSKPPTRGTGSKTGMSAKSMKSGKASVIR; encoded by the exons ATGGCAACTATTACAGCACAACAAGCCAAAGAAGCAGCTAAGTTAGCA AAATCAGACGGTAAGATATACCTTGCAAAGTGCCTGCAGTGGAATTCATCGGATTATGATGTTGAAATCAACATGCGTGGAGCCATCCATCTAGACTATCTCTATGATAGCCTAGAGTTTGCTGCCACCAAGGGGTTTCCATGGCGACAAGTATGTGCTGTCTTGGAGTTAGCTGAGGAATTCATTAATAAAACAGTGCAAAATG GTGTAGACATCAATCAAGCCATAGCTATCTACAAACTCATAGTACCTAACTACTTGGACCGAATCGCAGAGAAAAACCTAAAAATTTACACCGATTATGTCTTTTCAACCTTCATGAGTCATTATAAGCTGTACCTGTATGTCTTCACCAGACCTAGGGAACCTCAGGTTAGCGAATGTAATCTTGAGGTTGATATACCACCTGAGGTTTTATCGTTAAAG GAGGGTAAACCTGAGCGTATTTGGGAGTATGAGCAGAAAATGACCGCACTGGAGGAGGAGGAGACAACTAGGCTGGATGTATTAAAAGCACAGAGGGAATCATTACTGGAAGAACAGGTGACAGTAGAGGAGGCTGTGCTGGAAAAGGTGGAAGATAAGAGTGCTCTTCTACAACAAGAG GACTTGACGCAGCTGATACAGGCGATAGCTGAAGAGCAGGTCTCACACACAGAAAAGATCTTGCAAATCAAACTTGAAGAAAGAAATGAAGACCTTGATTATTATCTTCAAAAAACTTCCATGCCCAGACCTCCAGAATTAGGCCCTCCACCGAGAACCAAAGATCCTCCAAGATATTCCGCAAAAAGCAAACCACCGACTAGAGGAACTGGAAGCAAGACTGGAATGTCTGCCAAATCAATGAAATCTGGAAAGGCATCAGTCATAAGATGA